In a genomic window of Candidatus Competibacteraceae bacterium:
- a CDS encoding HAD family hydrolase has protein sequence MDLVIFDCDGVLVDSEILALHVVERELARLLPGIDAAPLLHNTAGISTADILAMVEQRTGRTLPPGAVPAIITAINRALDEEVEPIPGARNAVEQIPTLKAVASNSDLASVRRSVARAGLTDYFGDRLFSADMVARPKPAPDLYRYAAERLNVAPDRCLVIEDSVSGVRAARAAGMTVIGFTGASHTPADQEQRLREAGAAVIIDQMQGLAELVNGWPVPSVQ, from the coding sequence GTGGACTTAGTAATTTTCGACTGCGATGGCGTACTGGTGGACAGTGAAATCCTCGCCCTGCATGTGGTGGAGCGGGAACTGGCCCGGCTGCTGCCCGGCATCGACGCCGCGCCGTTGCTTCACAACACCGCGGGCATCAGCACCGCCGACATTCTGGCGATGGTGGAACAGCGCACCGGCCGGACGCTGCCGCCGGGCGCGGTTCCGGCCATCATCACCGCCATCAACCGGGCGTTGGATGAAGAAGTCGAGCCGATTCCGGGCGCGCGAAACGCCGTCGAGCAAATTCCGACCTTGAAAGCGGTGGCGTCCAACAGCGATCTGGCCAGCGTGCGCCGCTCGGTGGCGCGGGCGGGATTAACCGATTATTTCGGCGACCGGCTGTTTTCCGCCGACATGGTGGCGCGCCCCAAACCCGCCCCTGATTTATATCGCTACGCCGCCGAACGTTTAAATGTCGCCCCTGACCGCTGCCTGGTCATCGAGGACAGCGTATCGGGCGTTCGGGCAGCGCGGGCGGCGGGCATGACGGTCATCGGCTTTACCGGAGCCAGCCACACGCCAGCAGATCAGGAGCAACGACTGCGCGAGGCTGGCGCGGCGGTCATCATCGACCAAATGCAAGGACTGGCGGAATTGGTGAACGGCTGGCCTGTTCCATCGGTGCAGTAA
- a CDS encoding mannitol dehydrogenase family protein, with the protein MSDTQNRRLNPALLGQLPSTVSVPRYDRSKIGQAIAHIGLGNFHRAHQALYLDDLFNAQGPGPWGICGVGLLPQDQAMAEALRPQDLLYTLVERDEGVETARVIGTQRGYLHAPSEPDAVIQRLADPETRIVSITVTEGGYYLDHGTGELDQNHPNLRHDLAKPGDAPVSLYGYLAEALNRRRKAGAAPFTVLSCDNLQSNGELAGRMLTAFSRLRDAELGRWIETNVTFPNCMVDRITPVTTDLHREQVKALLGGITDAWPVVAEPFRQWVVEDKFCNGRPDLAAVGVQMTPDVHPYELMKIHLLNAGHQMLCHYGVLLGYVTADEAMRDPDIRALLNRYMDTVRPLIHEPPGVNLVEYQQTLISRFANPSVKDQLSRIAFYASSGIPKFVLPIAREQLKQGKPMAIFGLLIAGWIRYLGGTDDAGKPITPTDPLRDELQRQVQRGDTDPTPFLGLHQIFGSDLPQAEPFVNAVRQALASLYTNGTRATVQNHLKG; encoded by the coding sequence ATGAGCGATACCCAAAACCGCCGCCTGAATCCGGCGCTGCTCGGCCAACTGCCTTCCACGGTCTCCGTTCCCCGCTACGACCGTTCTAAAATCGGCCAAGCCATCGCCCATATCGGACTCGGCAACTTCCACCGCGCCCATCAGGCCCTGTATCTCGACGACCTGTTTAACGCCCAAGGGCCGGGACCGTGGGGCATCTGCGGGGTCGGGCTACTACCGCAGGACCAGGCGATGGCCGAGGCGCTGCGCCCGCAGGATTTGCTCTACACGCTGGTCGAACGCGACGAAGGCGTCGAGACGGCGCGAGTGATTGGAACCCAGCGCGGCTATCTGCACGCGCCCAGCGAACCGGATGCGGTCATCCAGCGGCTGGCCGACCCGGAAACCCGCATCGTCTCGATCACCGTCACCGAAGGCGGTTATTACCTCGATCACGGCACCGGCGAACTCGATCAAAATCACCCTAACCTGCGCCACGATCTGGCCAAACCCGGTGACGCGCCGGTGTCGCTGTACGGCTATCTGGCCGAAGCCCTGAACCGTCGCCGCAAAGCTGGAGCCGCGCCGTTTACCGTGCTGTCTTGCGACAACCTGCAAAGCAACGGCGAACTGGCCGGGCGGATGCTGACCGCCTTTTCCCGCCTGCGCGATGCCGAACTGGGCCGCTGGATCGAAACCAACGTGACTTTCCCCAACTGCATGGTGGATCGGATTACGCCGGTCACCACCGACCTGCACCGAGAACAGGTCAAGGCGCTGCTGGGCGGGATCACCGACGCCTGGCCGGTGGTGGCCGAACCGTTCCGACAATGGGTGGTCGAGGATAAATTCTGCAACGGCCGCCCAGACTTAGCGGCGGTCGGGGTACAGATGACTCCAGACGTACACCCCTACGAACTGATGAAAATCCATCTGCTCAACGCTGGTCATCAGATGCTGTGCCATTACGGCGTGCTGCTGGGCTATGTCACCGCCGATGAGGCGATGCGCGACCCCGACATCCGGGCGCTGCTCAACCGCTACATGGACACGGTGCGACCCCTGATTCACGAGCCGCCGGGCGTCAATCTGGTGGAGTATCAACAGACGCTGATTTCCCGCTTCGCCAATCCTTCGGTCAAGGATCAATTGTCGCGGATTGCCTTCTACGCCTCGTCCGGCATTCCCAAGTTCGTGCTGCCCATCGCCCGCGAGCAACTGAAACAGGGCAAGCCGATGGCCATCTTTGGTCTGCTGATCGCCGGTTGGATTCGCTACCTTGGCGGTACGGATGACGCGGGCAAGCCCATCACCCCGACCGATCCGCTGCGGGACGAACTGCAACGCCAGGTGCAAAGGGGCGATACCGACCCGACGCCTTTCCTCGGTCTGCATCAAATCTTCGGCTCCGATCTGCCGCAGGCCGAACCGTTCGTTAACGCGGTGCGTCAGGCGTTGGCGAGCCTCTACACCAATGGCACGCGCGCCACGGTGCAAAACCATCTGAAGGGCTGA